Proteins encoded in a region of the Neodiprion virginianus isolate iyNeoVirg1 chromosome 2, iyNeoVirg1.1, whole genome shotgun sequence genome:
- the LOC124298591 gene encoding uncharacterized protein LOC124298591, whose protein sequence is MALKLGNCAKGGYLNILQTALSRHKHTAVLSGDLRNSNENNQKKSLHASAVKSYPSAPTIPLPQNMTQIFGNETGRFTPERARDITGPILFCQANGPATCSNTRSEGLSLGDCTTQDNSEHSYTDSYDCTGAVSLNGSMQSNVPQPFSSEGKSMHLNMPGGIWSRDDKYIAYDMQNSHYSKSKLCLQNRTTTTKGADINIIARSLLSKNLYCTKPAHVMSYSTGAGTTQNESEKSSNELPKTDEESRAAKLKRAVKDYGSTVIVFHVGISLASLGICYVVIYSGVDVPSLISSLGFVDNERIQNIVSNSSTFVIAYAIHKLFAPARISITLATTPFLVKYLRKIGILKNK, encoded by the exons ATGGCATTGAAATTAGGAAACTGTGCAAAAGGGGGATATTTAAATATCCTACAAACGGCTTTATCGCGTCATAAACACACAG CTGTACTTAGTGGAGATCTAAGAAATAGCAATGAAAACAATCAGAAGAAAAGTCTGCATGCCTCTGCAGTAAAATCCTACCCATCTGCTCCCACGATACCGCTACCCCAGAACATGACCCAGATATTTGGAAACGAAACGGGTCGTTTCACTCCGGAGAGAGCACGAGATATAACGGGACCTATATTGTTCTGCCAGGCAAATGGGCCGGCAACTTGTTCCAATACTAGATCAGAAGGTCTTAGTCTTGGGGACTGCACGACCCAAGATAATTCCGAACACTCGTACACTGATTCGTATGATTGTACTGGCGCCGTGAGTCTCAATGGATCTATGCAGAGCAACGTTCCGCAGCCATTTTCCTCCGAGGGTAAATCTATGCACCTCAATATGCCCGGCGGCATATGGTCCAGGGATGATAAATACATCGCCTATGATATGCAGAACTCACACTATTCCAAGAGCAAACTCTGCTTGCAGAACAGAACTACTACTACCAAAG GTGCTGACATTAACATCATTGCAAGAAGTTTACTCTCCAAAAATTTATACTGTACCAAACCTGCTCACGTGATGAGCTATTCAACAGGCGCTGGTACCACACAAAATGAATCTGAAAAATCATCGAACGAATTACCTAAGACTGACGAGGAATCAAGAGCAGCAAAGCTTAAAAGAGCAGTTAAAGATTATGGAAGCACGGTTATTGTGTTCCATGTTGGCATATCATTGGCGTCTCTTGGTATCTGTTACGTAGTAATTTATAG tGGCGTAGATGTGCCTTCACTGATTAGTTCTCTGGGATTTGTGGACAATGAAAGGATTCAAAATATCGTATCGAATTCATCAACATTTGTTATTGCATACGCGATCCACAAATTATTCGCTCCAGCAAGGATATCAATAACTCTGGCAACCACACCGTTCTTAGTCAAATATCTGCGAAAAATTGGTATTTTGAAGAACAAATAA